TAAAGGCTGCTTCTCTCTTCTTCTCTCCATAAGTTCATCTATTCTATTCTTAATCTTTTCATAATCACCTTTTTTTAGTTGAAAAGTAACTTCTAAAACCACATAATCATTTTTTAATATAGTACTCATTCTATATTCCAATTCTAAATGTTGTTTATCCAATTTTAAAAACTTTCCATTTTTATCTAATACCAATGAACTTTCCACTACCATTGACATTTCTCCATCATAAGCTCCAGCATTCATGGCTAAAGCCCCACCTACACTTCCCGGAATGCCACATGCAAATTCTAATCCAGTAAGACTAGCATCTCTAGCAATCCTACTGGTCTTTGCTATAGTTGCTCCTCCCTGGGCTGTTATTTTTTCGCCATCTACAACGATTTTGTCTAGTTTTGTAAGCTTAATTACCACACCTCTAATTCCACCGTCTTTAACTAATAAATTAGATCCATTACCAATTATATAGAAGGAAACATTATAATTCTTACATAGTTGTATTATATTAATTATTTCATCATAATTAGTAGGAGTCACCAATACATCTACAGGTCCACCTACTCTAAATGAAGTATGTTCTTTCATTTCTGCATTAAATTCTATGTTTTCTTCGTCAATTATTTTAGATAGTTTAATCAAAAAATCATTAAAATGCTCCATATTGAATCTCCTCAAAAATATTCATATAAAATTTAGTATAATCTATCCCTCTATCGTAATCAAGAATAAAATTTTTAAGTTTACATTCTTTTCTAGGAAATTTAATATATAATTTAATAAAAATCGAAAAAATTCTTAGATTACTTACAATAAATTCAATTATTCTAATTAAATATAAAAAAATGATGTTTCAAATAGCTATTTTTCTAAAGATGCCTTACCGAAATAATCTAATATACTATTTGCAGCCTTAGTATCAATAGAATCTATACTTAATAATTCCTTATAAGAAGCTTTTTTTATATTATCTATGCTTCCAAATTTTTTTAAAAGCTCTTTTCTTCTCTTAGCACCTATATTAGGTATATCCTCTAATACAGAGTGAAGAATTCTTTTATCTCTAAGACTTCTATGATAACTTATAGCAAATCTGTGAACTTCGTCTTGAATTCTAGTAATAAAATGCATTACATTTGAGTTTTTTTTCAAAAACAATTCTTCGCTATTATATATAAGTCCTCTTGTATTATGTCTATCATCTTTAACCATACCACAAACAGGTATATCTATGTTTAATTTTTTTAAAACCTCTAAAGCTATATTTATTTGTCCCAGTCCGCCATCCATAAGTATAAGATCTGGGAAAATACAGAACTTTCCCGCACTTAATTCTAAATTTCTCTCTTCTATAGCTTTAACCTCATCCAATCCCCTTTTAAATCTTCTGATAAGTATTTCCCTCATACTGTCATAATCATTGGCTCCCTTAACTGTCTTTATTTTAAAACGCCTGTAATCACTATTTTTGGGCTTTCCTTTTTCAAATACCACCATTGAACCAACGGAATCAACTCCCTGAATATTAGAAATATCATAGGCCTCAATTCTATTAGGAAGTTCTTCAAGATTTAGTATATGAGCTAAATCCTGTAAAGTTTCCTTATGTAAAGCTTTATCTTGTAATATCTTTAATTTAAATTGATCTAGAGTAGCGGAAGCATTCCTTTTTACCATTTCCAATAAATTCTTCTTATCACCTTTTTGAGGAATTTTAATTTCTACCTTTGAACCTCTTTTCATAGTAAGCCACTGTTCTAAAAGTTCTACATCCAATATATCTGGTACATATATATTTTTAGGTATAAAAGCTGTTCCACCATAGAATTCTTTGATAAATTGGGATATGATTATAGCTTTATCTTCTCCAGAAGTATTTTCAAGCATAAAATGTTCTCTTCCAACTATTTTTCCATTTCTCACAAAAAATATATTTACACAGGTATCCTTTTCATCACTGTCTAAATTTATAAAATCTTCATTTTCAAAACTGCCTGTCATTATTTTCTGTTTTTCACTTACTTTATTTAAAGCTATAATTTTATCTCTTAAAAAAGCTGCCCTCTCAAAGTCCATCTCTTCTGAAGCTTTTTCCATATCCATTTTAAGCTGCTTAATTATAATACTATCCTTTCCATTTAAAACATTTATAATTTCTCCTACAGTTTTACTATAATCCTCTTTACTTATAAGCCCTGCACAAGGTGCCGTACAAAGATTTATATGATAATTAAGGCACGGTCTTGTAATATTTCCATTCTCTATTATAGTTCTTTTACAGGTTCTTATAGGAAATATTTTTTTTATTAGCTCCATAGTTTCATATACTGCCGAAACATCTACGTAGGGTCCAAAATATTTTGCTCCATCTTTTGCAATAATTCTTGTTACAAAAATTCTTGGAAAATCTTCATTTGTAGTTATTTTTATAAAAGGATAGTGTTTGTCATCTTTAAGCAAAATATTATATCGCGGTTTGTATTTTTTTATTAAATTACATTCTAAAATTAAAGCTTCTATCTCAGAATCTGTAACGATATATTCAAATTCAGCTATATTTTTCACCATAGCTTTTACTTTCTCAGAATGATTCTTAGAACTTTGAAAATATTGTCTAACTCTATTTTTTAAAATTTTAGCTTTACCCACATATATAACTTCACCTAGAGAATTCTTCATAAGATAAACTCCTGGTTTATCTGGCAAAAGCTTTAGCTGATACTTGAAATCAAACATTAAATCACCTCCTATTTTAACTTAAGGAGCATTGGAAATCGATAAGCTATGTATAAAATAGAAATAATCACTATAATATCTTCAATGAATTTTCCATTATTAGATCCTACTCTAAAAGTAAAGGGAAATTTTATATTTTTACCTTTTAAGGGATAGAAAAGAGGCACTCCCCTATTAGTACACATATCACCTATGATATGTGTACTATATCCTATGATAAAGTAATAAACTAAATAGATATTATTATATTGTAAAGCCCTATAATTTACTATAAATGCAAATACAATCATACCTAATATGCTATGTGTAAATCCCATTCTATGCGATGAAAAAGCAACAATTATCAGTACCATTCCAATCACCATAAGTTCAGGTATATTCCTATAAAATATATTAAATACTATTAATATTGTCCCTATGCCTCCATACACGCTTACCTTAACCATTTTATTTTTTACTGGTAATATATATTTATTAAATATACTTTTAGGATGATCTATATCTGGCAGCAGTGATGAAATAATAAGAATTATCACCGCTATAATACTCAATTCTCCAGGAATCTTACTGCTTATTGCAATTCCAACAGATGCTCCCATTACAGCATGAGTCTTTCCTGTCATACATTTCTCCTTTGTTTATATTTATATCATTGACCTATTTTGAAAGTGAAGTTTTTATAACCCCAGCAGCTATTTTAGCTGCCTGGATACCTCCCTGACCTCCATCTTCCACAATTACAGCTACTGCAATTTTAGGATTTTCCATAGGTGCAAATCCAATAAACCATGAATGAGGCCTTGCATTTGATGTATCCTGATGATCTGCTGTACCAGTTTTTCCACATACATTTAAACCACTTATATCTGCATTTCCTCCAGTACCATCTGTTACAACACCTCTCATAAATTCCTTCATAGTGGCAGCTATTTCAGGAGTAGTAACATTTCCTATACTTTCAGGTTTATAAGTCATTATAGTATTTCCTGTACTTGATATTACAGAATTAACAAGATAGGGCTTCATCATTACTCCATCGTTAGCTATGGTACTTGCTACCAATGCCATCTGCATGGGTGTAGCAAGATCCTGACTTTGTCCTATAGCGCTTTGTGCTATATTTCCCGGTTCACTGGAATCATAAGTAGGAAATCTACTTTTATCTATGACAATACCATCACTAGGTATATCTTTATTAAAATAAAAATCCTCTGCTGTCTTTTTTAGCTTATTATTACCTAAAGTCAAACCTAAGGTACCAAATATTTGATTACTAGAGTGTATATAAGCTTGTTTTAAGTTTATACTTCCAAGGACTTCTCCTCCAAAGTTATTAAGTGCATACTTTGAATTAAATCTAATTCCTCCAGTATCATTAAAAGTTTGATTCATAACTCCACTAATATTTTCTAATGCACTTATAGCTGTAACAGTTTTAAAAGTAGAACCAGGCGGATATAGACCAGATACAGCTCTATTTAATAAGGGTCTGCTTTTATCAGTAGAAATTGATTTCCACTGTGCTGTAAGTTCACTATCATTTGGATTAAAAGAAGGTGCTGATACCATGGCCAATATTTCACCAGTTTTAGGATTAAGTGCCACTACCGCCCCTTTTTGTCCAGTATTACTCAATAGATTATAGGCTTGTTTTTGTACATCACTATCAAGAGTGGTAATAAGGTCATTTCCCTTTTTATCTTCCTTTTTTACAGAGCCCTTATTAGCTATAAATTCTTTTAAATACTGCACTATACTCATATCATTTGCACCCATAAGATATTGATCATACTTAGATTCAAGGCCAGTTATTCCATAACTTGGATTCACATAGCCCAGTACATGCGCAAATACGGCACCACCAGTGTACTCTCTTTTTTGAGTTAATGTATTAACCCTTGAACTCTTTGTAAGAGCATTTTTATTTCTATCGTAAATAGTTCCTCTCAATACTTCATTTCTTTTAGCCCAAAGTCTTTTATTATCTGTATTATTTACAATTTTAGGAGCCACATATACTTCAAAATATGCAACATAAGATATAACCACTATAAATAATAAGAGAAAAACAAACAATACCTTCTTTATTCCAACGGAAATATCATTCAAGCTTACCTTCCTCCTTCAGAGATCTTTTGCAGTATGCCAAGTGCCATAAATGTAATAATCATGGAAGTACCTCCATAACTTACAAGTGGCAGGGTAATCCCCGTAAGTGGAATCATATTTGTGACCCCCCCTACTATTACCAATACCTGAGCACCTATCATCGCACTGTAGCCAACTGCTAAAAGCCTTGAAAATTTATCTTCTGCAAATAGAGCTGCTCTCATACATCTATAAAATAACAAGAAATATAAAATCATTATTGCAAATCCCATAAGTACTCCCATTTCTTCACTTATGGATGCAAATATAAAGTCAGAATCATTTATTGGCACAAATCCTGGATATCCTAGCCCTAAACCGGTTCCGAATAATCCTCCCCAAGCTATAGAGTACATTGATTGCACTACCTGATAACTTTGATTCGTCTTATAAGGCCATGGATCCTGCCATATCATAACTCTAAGTCTTACATGCCCGAACAGTTTATAGCTTATAAAAGCTCCTGCTGAAAACAACAATAGACAAATTAAAACATATTTAAATTTACCAGTACAAATATATAACATAGTTACTGATATAGCAAAAAATATAAGTGCAGAACCAAGGTCTTTCTGCAATACCATAAAACCAAGCGAAACCATTACTATAAATGCCGGTTCTATAAGTTGTTTAAAATTCTTATATTTACTGAAAGCAGATGCCAAATAGGCAATTAAAAATAATTTTGCAAACTCTGATGGTTGAAAACTAAAGCCGCCAAAATGAACCCAGTTCTGGGAACCGTTAACATCAGCAGCCCCTAGTAGAGTAGGCATAGATATAAATACCAGGGTTAATACAAGAAATATATATCTAAACTTCACATATTTTTTTAGCTCTGGTAATATAACCACTATCAAAATAAAGATTACAATTCCAACCACAAAAAATATAATCTGCTTTATGGCATCAGCGGGCTTTAGTCTATATATCATAACCATACCTATATTTGAAAGTATGCAGGCAAAAATGAGAATGTATTTATCTCCATCAGGGAAAAATCTTCTAACTATAAAGTTTGAATATCCCATAAGTATACATATAATTCCACCTATAATAAGTGCTACATTATCAAAGGGTGTTTTTATCAAAAATATATTAAAAAAACTTATTATACAAAAAAGATATGTAACTCTAAGCAACCGCTTTTCTTCTTTTATACTATCCATAATTCACCTATCCTATTACCTTAAATACAATTGTTCCTATTTCTATTTTGTCTCCTGGACGAATATACACTTTCTCCTGTATTTTTTGTCCATTTACTATAGTACCATTAGTGCTGTTTAAGTCTTCAAATATATAATTATTATTTTTCATATAAATTCTTGCATGATGACCTGAAATATATTCCTCAGCAAGTACAACTGTATTATCTTCTTTTCGTCCTATAGTTACTTCACGGTCTATGGGTATCACTGAACCCTTTCTTACCATATTATTCATTCCGCCATCTACAACTTCTAAACCAAAGGTCTTTTTTCTTTTTACTCGCTTCTTATCTCCACTTTTCATGTCTTTATACATTATTCTAAGTGCAAAAGCAATTATTAAATATATTACTGCAATAATAAATATTTTAAAGATGAGACTTAATTTACTAAAACCTGAAGTCTCTAGTACTAATCCTAGATATAAATTATTAAGTATCAAACACTTCACCTTCTCGCCGTGTAATATAAAGGACCAGCATAATATTCATGCTAGTCCTAGTACAATTATAGCATTTTTTTTAAATATTGTCCTGTATAAGATAAATTATTTTTTACTATATCCTCAGGAGTACCTGTGCACAATATATTTCCTCCTTTTTCCCCGCCTTCTGGTCCTAAATCGATAATATAATCTGCACACTTTATTACATCTAAATTATGTTCTATAACTACTACAGTATTTCCAGTATCCACAAGTCTCTGAAGTATTTCAACAAGCCTGCTTACATCATCTATATGAAGCCCCGTAGTAGGTTCATCTAATATATAAAGAGTTTTCCCAGTACTTCTCTTAGATAATTCATAGGCAAGCTTTATTCTCTGAGCTTCCCCTCCAGAAAGTTGTGTTGAAGGCTGCCCAAGTCTTATATATCCTAATCCTACATCCATTAATGTATCTAGTTTATTTTTAATCCTAGGTATATTTTCAAAAAACTTCACTGCTTCTTCTACAGTCATATTCAGTACATCGTCTATATTCCTGTTTTTATATTTTATCTCCAAAGTTTCCCTATTATACCTCTTTCCTTTACATACCTCACAGGGTACATATACATCTGATAGAAATTGCATCTCTATTTTTATAATTCCATCACCTTTGCAGGCTTCGCATCTTCCACCTTTAACATTAAAACTAAATCTTCCAGGTTTATACCCTCTCATCTTAGCGTCATTTGTTACAGAAAATAATTCTCTTATTATATCAAATACTCCAGTATAGGTAGCCGGGTTAGATCTTGGTGTCCTTCCAATAGGGCTCTGATTTATATCTATTATTTTATCAATATTTTCTATCCCCTGAATTTCCTTATGTTTTCCTGGATTAGCCTTACTGTGATTTATTTTTTTGTTAAGTCCTTTATATAATATTTCATTGACAAGAGTACTCTTTCCCGATCCAGAAACTCCAGTTACACAAGTTAATACTCCTATTGGGAAATTTACCTTTATATTTTTCAAATTATTTTCCTTAGCACCAATTATTTTAATAAAATTATCGCTGAATTTTCTTCTTTTTTTTGGTACATCTATCTTTTTCTCTCCAGTAATATATTGACCAGTTATAGATTCTTTACAATTTTTAATATATTGAAGATCACCAGCTGCAACTATTTCTCCTCCATGTTCTCCTGCTCCAGGTCCTACATCTACTATAAAATCTGCTTCTTTTATAGTATCTTCATCATGTTCAACTACTATTAATGTATTTCCTATATCCCTTAAATGTTTCATAGTAGCTATTAATTTATCATTGTCTCTTTGATGAAGACCAATGCTTGGTTCATCAAGTATGTATAAAACCCCTACAAGACTTGATCCTATTTGAGTAGCAAGTCTAATTCTCTGTGATTCTCCTCCTGAGAGGGTTCTAGCCGCTCTTGTAAGATTTAAATAATCTAACCCTACATCAATTAAAAATTTCAGTCTGTCTTTTATTTCTTTAAGTATCTGATTACTTATTATTTTATCCTTTTCACTTAATTCCAAATTATTTATAAAGTTGAGTTCGTCTCTTATGGGTAAGCTGCAAAATTCAAATATATTTTTATCTCCCACTGTAACCGCTAATACCTCTGGTTTTAATCTAGCTCCTTTACACTTAGGGCAGGGATTATCACTCATATAATTTTCTATTTCATTTTTTATATATTCAGAATTACTTTCCATATATCTTCTTCTAAGTTCATTTATAATACCTTCATACTGATGGTTAAACTGCATGTTTTGATTGTCTTTATTATAATAGACTACAAGTTTCTCCCCTTTAGTTCCATATAATATTATATCTAATACTTCAGGATCCAAATCTTTTACAGGGGTATCTATAGTAAAATTATATCTTTTTTGAAGAGCTGTAAGTATACTATAGGTCCAGGAATCTTCCTTTAGTCTTCCTTCTCCCCAAGGAGCTATGGCACCTTCTGATATACTTTTCTCCTTATCTGGTATAACTAAATCCTCATCAATCTCCATAAGGGTTCCAAGTCCATCACAAGTATCACATTTCCCAAAAGGTGAATTAAAGGAAAACATTCTTGGAGCTAATTCTCCAATACTTATATTACAATCAGGACATGCAAAACTTTCACTAAAGAGCATATCCTCTCCATCAATTATATTCACTATTACAATTCCTTCTGCAAGTTTTAAAGCCGTTTCCAATGAATCTGTAAGTCTGCTCTTTATTCCATCTTTTATAACAATTCTATCCACAATTGCATCTATATGATGTTTTTTATTTTTTTCAAGCTTAATTGATTCACCTTCAATTTCCTGTATCTCCCCATCAATCCTTGCCCTTACAAATCCATTTTTCTTAATATTTTCCAGTACTTTTACATGTTCACCTTTTCTTCCTCTAATTACTGGTGATAATATTTGTATTTTGGTCCTTTCTGGTAGTTCTAAAATTTTATCCACCATTTGATCAATGGTCTGTTGTCTTATTTCCTTACCACATTTTGGACAGTGAGGAATACCTACCTTAGAATAAAGCAATCTTAAATAGTCATATATTTCTGTAACTGTTCCAACAGTAGATCTTGGATTTCTTCCTGTAGTTTTTTGATCAATAGATATAGCTGGAGAAAGTCCTTCAATGTATTCTACATCCGGCTTATCCATTTGCCCTAAAAATTGTCTTGCATAGGAAGATAATGATTCTACATATCTCCTCTGACCTTCTGCATAAAGAGTATCAAAAGCTAAAGAAGATTTTCCCGATCCAGAAAGTCCTGTAAATACAACAAATTTATCTCTAGGTATAGTGAGACTAACATTTTTTAAATTGTTTACCTTAGCACCTTTAATAACTATTTTATCCTGCAAAGTATTTCACCCCTTATAAGCATAGATCAATTGATACATTAACTCAATTAATCTATGAACTTTTCATTTTTTCTTCAGCTTTTTCTTAAGATTAAAAATTGTATCCCTAAGTCTTGCAGCAGTTTCAAATTGAAGGTCTTTAGCTGCCTGTTTCATTTCTTCTTCATATTTTTTAATTACTTTCTCTATATTCTCATTATTTGCATTTACTGCCTCTTCTAAACTATTATACTCAGCTTTTTCTTCTGCCACTTTAGATATCTCCAGTATTTCTCTTATATCTTTTTTTACAGTGGTAGGAACAATTCCATTTTTTGTATTGTATTCTATTTGTATAGTTCTTCTTCTATTGGTTTCACTTATAGCCTTATCCATAGATCTAGTTATAGTGTCTGCATACATTATAACTTTACTTTCAGAATTCCTTGCTGCCCTTCCTATAGTCTGAACAAGAGATGTTTCTGATCTCAAAAAACCCTCTTTATCTGCATCTAAAATAGCTACTAAAGCTACCTCTGGAATATCCAGCCCTTCTCTTAAAAGGTTGATTCCCACTAAAACATCAAATTCTTTTTTTCTGAGTCCCTGAATGATTTTCATTCTCTCTATAGTATCTATATCAGAGTGCATATATCTAGTTTTAATATTCATCCCTTTCAAATAATCTGTCAAATCCTCAGCCATTTTCTTTGTAAGAGTAGTAACTAATATTCTAAAGCCCTTATCTATAGTTTCATTTATCTTTCCATACAAATCATCTATCTGGCCTTTAACTGGAAGGACAATTATCTCAGGATCCAGTAATCCAGTAGGTCTTATTATCTGCTCTGCCACATTAGTTGAATGCTCCAATTCGTATTTAGCGGGCGTGGCACTGACAAAAATTACATCGTGAAATTTTTTCTCAAATTCTTCAAATTTAAGAGGTCTGTTATCAAAAGCCGATGGAAGCCTAAATCCATATTCTACAAGTGTATTTTTTCTAGATCTGTCACCACCATACATAGCTTTAACCTGAGGAAGTGTTACATGGCTTTCATCAATAAACAACATAAAATCCTCCGGAAAATAGTCTATAAGTGTTTTGGGTGGCTCTCCCACGGATCTTCCATCCATAATCCTGGAATAATTTTCAATACCGGTGCAATATCCCACTTCTCTCATCATTTCTATATCAAAATTAGTTCTCTGCTTAAGTCTCTGTGCCTCTAAAAGTTTGTCTTCTGCTGTAAGTTGTTTAAGTCTTTCTTCAAGCTCAGCTTCTATCTTATTTATAGCTACTTCTAATCTATCTCTTGAAGTAGCAAAATGGGATGCTGGAAAAATAACGGTATGCTTAAGTTCACCTATTATATTTCCAGTTAATACATCAAATTCTTTTATTTTGTCAATTTCATCTCCGAAAAACTCCACTCTTATAGCTTTACTGGTAGAGGATGCTGGAAAAATGTCCAGTGTGTCTCCTCTGACTCTAAAAGTTCCTCTGATGAAGTTTATCTCATTTCTTTCATATTGAATTTCTATAAGCTTCTTTAACACCTGATCTCTATCCTTTTCCATACCTTCTCTTAAGGAAATGGATAACTTTTTATATTCATCAGGATTACCTAATCCATAAATACAAGATACAGAAGCTACAATGACTACATCCTGTCTCTCAAAAAGTGCCGATGTAGCTGAGTGTCTTAATTTATCTATTTCGTCATTTATAGATGCATCTTTTTCTATATATGTATCCGTTTGAGGTACATAGGCCTCAGGTTGGTAATAATCATAATAAGATACAAAATATTCCACTGCACTGTCTGGAAAAAATTCTCTGAACTCAGAACATAATTGTGCTGCCAAAGTCTTATTATGTGCTAATACTAAAGTTGGTTTTTGTAATCTTTCAATTATGTTAGCCATGGTAAAAGTTTTTCCTGACCCTGTAACTCCAAGCAAAGTCTGAAATTTATTGCCACTTTGGACTCCTTTCACCAATTTATCTATAGCATCAGGCTGATCTCCTGTAGGCTTAAATTTTGAACATATTTTAAATTTACCCATACAAAATTCCTCCACTGAACATTTGTTCGTATAACAATTTTACACTTTCATAATGCTATTGTCAATTTATTTATATAAACTCCGTAGAGTTATTTTTTATCTTCTTCATCTTTCTTTACTTTATCCAAAGTTTCTTGAAAAGAACTTCTATCATATTTCATAACTACACTATTTTTAGGAATAGTTCTAGGAACAAAAACTATTCCCAATCTTTTATTTTTATTCATTTTATTATAATCAACTTGTTCTAATTTTCCATGAACAGTTTTTATTTTAAGCCATATAAATGTGGATACATTATTTAAAGCTTCTATTATGTCCTGATCATTTATTATCTTTTTGTCATTTACTTCAACTACTCTATCTCCACTTTTAATTCCCATTTCAGAAGCTGGAGAAGATGGTGCCACTTCCAAAACCATAAGTCCCTCATCAGTACTTACATATTTAGGTGCTCCTTTTGTTTCCATATAAGTTTGGATTTTAAGCATTATTTCGTGGGCTAAAGGTGCAAAAATAGCTATTAAAAATTCCCCTAATAAATTTATTCTGCCAATTTGTGCTACTATAAGCAAAATAATACCATATATTGCTATGCCCATCCCTGAAGATATAACTTTTTCTTTCTTGCTCCTTGTAAAAGTTATAGAATTGTATCCTATTACTCCATAAAAGGCAAAAAAAGCAACAGCAGCATTTTTTACTATGCTGTAACCAATAACTTCAGATCCAGATGAAATGTTTGGACCACTTAAAACAAACATCAATGCTACAGGAATTATCCAATATCTTTTAAGTGCAAATCCTCCTATTATAGTATTATTTTTATTAGTAAATACAGGAATTGTTCCTTTATCCCCATCTATAATCACAAGTATACCTTCTATTATGTGTA
This genomic window from Clostridium pasteurianum DSM 525 = ATCC 6013 contains:
- the uvrB gene encoding excinuclease ABC subunit UvrB is translated as MGKFKICSKFKPTGDQPDAIDKLVKGVQSGNKFQTLLGVTGSGKTFTMANIIERLQKPTLVLAHNKTLAAQLCSEFREFFPDSAVEYFVSYYDYYQPEAYVPQTDTYIEKDASINDEIDKLRHSATSALFERQDVVIVASVSCIYGLGNPDEYKKLSISLREGMEKDRDQVLKKLIEIQYERNEINFIRGTFRVRGDTLDIFPASSTSKAIRVEFFGDEIDKIKEFDVLTGNIIGELKHTVIFPASHFATSRDRLEVAINKIEAELEERLKQLTAEDKLLEAQRLKQRTNFDIEMMREVGYCTGIENYSRIMDGRSVGEPPKTLIDYFPEDFMLFIDESHVTLPQVKAMYGGDRSRKNTLVEYGFRLPSAFDNRPLKFEEFEKKFHDVIFVSATPAKYELEHSTNVAEQIIRPTGLLDPEIIVLPVKGQIDDLYGKINETIDKGFRILVTTLTKKMAEDLTDYLKGMNIKTRYMHSDIDTIERMKIIQGLRKKEFDVLVGINLLREGLDIPEVALVAILDADKEGFLRSETSLVQTIGRAARNSESKVIMYADTITRSMDKAISETNRRRTIQIEYNTKNGIVPTTVKKDIREILEISKVAEEKAEYNSLEEAVNANNENIEKVIKKYEEEMKQAAKDLQFETAARLRDTIFNLKKKLKKK
- a CDS encoding PDZ domain-containing protein, coding for MNIALYVLKSISQAIITPPYVFILLMLAFILYTRNKKIVMMQKMIIGEQLNSTFVLTISQIVIGIFAGTIASLISSYLGIAFVSQITITLMFMISIILMIFGNRFICFSYSAGILSLMSVGIQFIGLIYHINMNQFEFLKTNVVMLISLVAILHIIEGILVIIDGDKGTIPVFTNKNNTIIGGFALKRYWIIPVALMFVLSGPNISSGSEVIGYSIVKNAAVAFFAFYGVIGYNSITFTRSKKEKVISSGMGIAIYGIILLIVAQIGRINLLGEFLIAIFAPLAHEIMLKIQTYMETKGAPKYVSTDEGLMVLEVAPSSPASEMGIKSGDRVVEVNDKKIINDQDIIEALNNVSTFIWLKIKTVHGKLEQVDYNKMNKNKRLGIVFVPRTIPKNSVVMKYDRSSFQETLDKVKKDEEDKK